The DNA region tccATTCCAACATTAGATAATAATCgtacataaaaactaaaaacaaaacattgtttttatttctatttttataagcaCAGACTACGAAGTCTCTTTactatctataatttaaatgtcataaatatgttgtatcgtgttttaatattaaatcatgATCGCCAGTAACTACGTCTAATACCTATATTGTGTAGTTAATACTctttatagtaataaacaataaactcCTTATATgtcgaaaatattttgatgatTGATTTGAAGgaaaactaaaactttatatatatatatatatatatatgtatattagtCTTATctcattaaattaaagatttcaatttacctaaaatatgtatttatcttGGTAttcatttaacaatataagGATGCTATTGATGGCGTGCATGCCAGtcatcatattttatttaatttggttaATAAACACTTCTGAAGGTATACGAAGTGAGGAAGGAACACTTTTGGACCTAGTTTGCTGGCCTGATGGCAATGCAATACCTGTTATTATTACTTGCGGCTCAATCATTGCAGTTGTTATAGAGGtcacttattttaaacatgttttaacGAGCTTTCCATTACATCAGATGAAACTGTAGTTCTGTCCGTATATATATCAATGGCATAGTAGCTTTCAAATTACTTCATCAATTTAAATGTAGTTTGTTCGAAAAAATATAGTCCGGttgaaattatatagaaaaactacttttattatattaatttaatatgcatTCGCATAAGTTGGCGAGAATTttggtgtttttttatatataacatggTTATAATATACGTATATCGTCAATTATTTACAGTTATATGGCCTGTACCAGCTATTTAAAGCTGGACTACCCAAGAAACAGTACAATGTGATgaatggtttattttattatgtatggtcgttaataataataattattatttttctcgcAATCATGTTTTATTCAGGTCTTCAATCGACTATAATAAGAGGTGGTTATTGCTTATTatctataatgtatttttttgcaGTCACGCAATtctacgtaataaataatttataaagtagcactttaattaaatatttctttagtaggtattgtataattaataatattttagtatgaaacaatttatttatagaatcgTTTTAGCGCTGGTTCTTTAGTAAACATATGGAGAGattattttaaggtttatttctatatttcagCAAAAATAAAGGGAGGAATAACAAAAGCAATGCTTCGATATGCAAATCATCTTCCATCGAAAATAGCTATAGATAGGTTGCAAACCAGATTTCATTGTTGTGGAAGAGTTGGTTATCAGGAATGGTTCTTTATACCTTGGTATAGTGCTGGACAAACCACCGACGTATTGTtagtgttaaaatattactctGTACTATTTCAtagtaatttataagttttaataaaggtCATCCAAATTGTCctagaaatttatttagttgATCAATGCAATTTAATAAGCTATATACGCTTTGTTATAGGCATATATGTGATTAGTCACCATGCTTTCCAAGCCTTGATTTAGCAATATTTGAATATCGAACCTACATTATACGTATAAAACATCCAAATAAACCAAGCACTTGGCAATGCAGGCagacaacataatattatatatcctTTGTATACTCATCTGTAGTGTTCCCATAGATAGATCTTAAATATGTAGAACTTAAGGTGGTCAAAGCACTatctaaaattatgttaacttATTAATCCATAATAATGCAGATCCGTACGAAAGTTTGTTGCTGACAACGTTCCGTATAGTTGCTGTTCAATGGATATCATGCAGCCGTGTATCCATCATGGAGTTACAAAGAAAGGCACGATTTATAAGTACGATCCCTCAGTAAGTGTGGCATGTCtttttgaacaataaatctCAATTGTTCACGTATTATGGGCGAGTTttggtttatatattttgtaaaactaataataataattgaagatTGTAGAATTGAAGACTACCATAAAAATAGCATTTAGAATTTGCGAAGATTGCTATGATAAATAAAGTCTACGTACATAATGTACATAAGCTAAGCTACATCTACAAACTTCATAAAAATCTGCCCAGTGGGTTTTACTCAGGATTTGTTTAtggtattttcttattatgcCTCTTTAAATTCAAAGATTATTAGGCAAGGGCAAGGCAAGAAGCTtacatctatattatatacgtaCCTATGGCATGTTCCCGGGTTCATGGGGTTATGTCTATTTCAGTCACAATTAACAATATGGGAAGCCGGTTGCGAAGAAAAACTGATAAGCGAAATGATGTCGGTCTCGTGGCGTTTCAATGCTGTGATGTCACTCATCATAATAGCGATGGTAGATATTGTATGATCTTGTTACCCTAGTATAGAATTTTACACGTGTCAATCTTATCAAGATGGAACggcgtatttaaaaaaaactaagtatGTATAGTATTGGATACCTATAATACTTTCTTGATAACAGAGCAATAACATTgaaaatctgaaaaaaaaacttccttgtggcaataattattttattgttgtggCAAAAACGTTATCACTACAGTAATATAGTACTAATGGCCTATACTGATCCAAGGTTTCAGCATAAtaataggttggggaaaaacTTTCTTCgcattttaactaaagtaatcgttaccattttgttcgataactttttgaACATGATCCCCTTGCTATAGACATTTTGTggcttctgatcaaaatacTGCGACAAATGGTGTTGGCAGTCCTCTCGTGATGTTAACCTGACACTACCTAACTAATTCTGAAGAGACCGAAACAGGTGGAAATCTGAAGGTGCAAGGTCACGATTATACGGCGGATGCATTTAC from Pieris brassicae chromosome 2, ilPieBrab1.1, whole genome shotgun sequence includes:
- the LOC123719818 gene encoding peripherin-2-like isoform X2, translated to MYLSWYSFNNIRMLLMACMPVIIFYLIWLINTSEGIRSEEGTLLDLVCWPDGNAIPVIITCGSIIAVVIELYGLYQLFKAGLPKKQYNVMNGLFYYVWSLIIIIIIFLAIMFYSGLQSTIIRAKIKGGITKAMLRYANHLPSKIAIDRLQTRFHCCGRVGYQEWFFIPWYSAGQTTDVLSVRKFVADNVPYSCCSMDIMQPCIHHGVTKKGTIYKYDPSSQLTIWEAGCEEKLISEMMSVSWRFNAVMSLIIIAMTFCGF
- the LOC123719818 gene encoding peripherin-2-like isoform X1 yields the protein MYLSWYSFNNIRMLLMACMPVIIFYLIWLINTSEGIRSEEGTLLDLVCWPDGNAIPVIITCGSIIAVVIELYGLYQLFKAGLPKKQYNVMNGLFYYVWSLIIIIIIFLAIMFYSGLQSTIIRAKIKGGITKAMLRYANHLPSKIAIDRLQTRFHCCGRVGYQEWFFIPWYSAGQTTDVLSVRKFVADNVPYSCCSMDIMQPCIHHGVTKKGTIYKYDPSSQLTIWEAGCEEKLISEMMSVSWRFNAVMSLIIIAMILQVIAVRYLHTAYRNGLSVDNQDSCYAYLLRSDTKVAGRRKVFRKRKLRQARTLHWVTATYRRQYTTSSQSDFNSSDELLKPIYE